Proteins from one Syngnathus scovelli strain Florida chromosome 9, RoL_Ssco_1.2, whole genome shotgun sequence genomic window:
- the nbn gene encoding nibrin: protein MWILCPVEQTGGETQYLLPAKEYVVGRKNCDIVLPSDQSISRAHAHFIVTDQTLTMRDTSKYGTFVNGQPLVPNTPVELKSGDSIKFGVFQSKFSVDHQMPVVCSSCLDNDGKAALSAILQLFGGKLVNSWTQDCTHLVMPSVKITIKTISALLSSRPIVKPEFFSELSQAAQQKLPPPKPELFIPDIDEPSLKNQVVNLKPDLRRKRLFAGTNFIFLTSKQFKRLSAPVTLGGGTSQLLEEGSLPHDILASPQNCVVDFTAGNSQPPLTASTTGWHNSVKNIIQRKGRRAIAESEIGLAAIYSSCDTYCNPSRFATNTAMKSTSRIPSASLSQTVAVDETVLLAASQNITAYAVNTETSQIPERCEVSGITTVGETPEKKLTHKTAHLNGPEAATRKMSTQWNGIDSPSTSAFRTMENKYSQGKKPASKVTGQDIKNATFQLPLMKSTGGKKTFEPQKSPRKSPQKQHVSPEVSPKKQATMTNFFKPLNKKRPLDEEFSASMSEPKRFVKESDISQAGDMASEDVPSRSDKAPTAPMDSENNLFDTSAAVSSHTSRKRKEMEEEIDLDELESIMSQGMDCTDEPFSVSQSPIVQNQNSGWTSKNVEALSKKQRVAREDVDTGSWRSPAEPVDEPLPRQRRQTEQETVPMTTEKLETMSSRVSSDCARHRASATEFDQLKGDVVQPKEQPDVHLTTPVDSKQETSQIAQVDDGLPKQLTLVEFRSLTVNVLPPKKPQQQVHTNGFVKNFKRFRKMRVPGPDDSPQIIGGPDLLAHNRGQNSELNEWLKNAEEDEQQSRLKDSEGDDLFRYNPTKLTKRR, encoded by the exons ATGTGGATATTGTGTCCCGTGGAGCAGACAGGAG GTGAGACCCAATATCTTCTCCCCGCCAAAGAATATGTGGTGGGCCGGAAGAACTGTGACATTGTGCTGCCGAGTGACCAGTCGATCAGCAGAGCTCATGCTCACTTCATTGTTACCGATCAG ACACTGACCATGAGGGACACCTCCAAGTACGGCACCTTCGTCAACGGCCAACCCCTGGTACCGAACACTCCAGTCGAGCTGAAGTCAGGAGACAGCATTAAATTTGGGGTTTTTCAGTCCAAATTCAG TGTGGATCATCAGATGCCAGTGGTGTGTTCTTCTTGTTTGGACAATGATGGCAAAGCTGCACTCTCTGCGATTCTGCAGCTGTTTGGAGGAAAGCTAGTCAATTCATGGACGCAGGACTGCACCCACTTGGTTATGCCTTCTGTTAAAATAACCATTAAG ACAATTTCTGCTCTGCTAAGCAGCCGTCCAATCGTGAAGCCAGAGTTCTTCTCAGAGCTGAGCCAAGCAGCTCAACAGAAGCTTCCTCCTCCTAAGCCGGAACT ATTCATCCCTGACATCGATGAGCCGAGCTTGAAAAATCAGGTGGTGAACCTGAAGCCGGATCTCAGGCGCAAGCGGCTTTTTGCGGGAACAAACTTCATATTCCTTACCAGCAAGCAG TTCAAGCGTCTGAGCGCCCCGGTGACACTGGGAGGAGGCACCAGCCAACTCCTGGAGGAGGGCTCGTTGCCCCACGACATCCTGGCGTCCCCACAGAATTGCGTGGTGGACTTTACTGCTGGCAACTCCCAACCGCCACTTACAGCTTCGACCACTGGGTGGCACAATTCCGTGAAGAACATCATCCAAAG AAAAGGCCGTCGAGCCATCGCAGAATCTGAAATCGGATTGGCCGCCATCTACTCTTCGTGTGACACGTACTGCAACCCTTCCCGTTTCGCAACAAACACAG cgaTGAAGTCGACGTCAAGAATCCCGAGCGCATCTCTCTCCCAAACCGTAGCAGTGGACGAGACGGTTTTACTTGCAGCGTCGCAGAACATCACGGCCTACGCCGTCAACACAGAAACATCGCAAAT TCCAGAGCGCTGCGAGGTTAGCGGGATTACCACGGTGGGAGAGACGCCGGAGAAAAAGCTGACTCACAAGACCGCTCATCTTAATGGCCCTGAAGCCGCAACCCGGAAGATGAGCACTCAATGGAATGGGATCGATTCGCCTAGCACGTCAGCGTTCCGCACTATGGAGAATAAATATTCACAGGGGAAGAAACCCGCATCCAAAGTGACAG GCCAGGATATTAAGAACGCGACGTTCCAGCTCCCGTTGATGAAGTCCACTGGTGGTAAGAAGACATTTGAACCTCAAAAATCCCCTCGAAAATCTCCCCAGAAACAACACGTCTCCCCGGAAGTTTCTCCAAAGAAACAGGCAACAATGACCAACTTTTTCAAACCTCTCAACAAAAAGAG GCCTTTAGATGAGGAATTCTCCGCCAGCATGTCAGAGCCAAAGCGTTTTGTAAAAGAATCTGACATCAGTCAGGCCGGAGACATGGCATCCGAAGATGTCCCCTCACGCTCAGACAAGGCTCCCACGGCACCTATGGACTCCGAAAATAATCTGTTTGACACCTCTGCGGCTGTTTCGTCCCATACAAGCCGAAAGAGGAAAGAGATGGAAGAAGAAATCGATCTAGACGAATTGGAGTCTATCATGTCTCAGGGAATGGATTGCACGGACGAGCCATTTTCTGTCAGCCAATCCCCAATAGTTCAAAACCAAAATTCCGGATGGACGTCAAAGAATGTCGAGGCCTTGAGTAAGAAGCAACGAGTAGCCCGTGAAGACGTTGACACCGGTAGCTGGAGATCACCAGCGGAACCGGTAGACGAGCCGCTCCCACGTCAGCGCCGCCAAACTGAACAGGAAACTGTTCCCATGACGACGGAGAAGCTGGAGACGATGAGTAGCAGAGTTTCATCTGACTGCGCACGTCACAGAGCGTCCGCCACAGAG TTTGACCAACTCAAAGGAGATGTTGTCCAGCCCAAAGAACAGCCTGACGTTCATCTCACGACACCTGTCGACAGTAAACAGGAGACCTCCCAA ATAGCCCAAGTGGACGACGGCCTCCCTAAACAGCTGACCTTAGTCGAGTTTAGATCCCTCACTGTCAAtgtgctccccccaaaaaaaccacAGCAGCAAGTCCACACCAATGGCTTTGTGAAGAACTTCAAACGTTTCCGCAAG ATGCGAGTGCCCGGCCCGGACGACTCGCCGCAAATCATCGGCGGGCCCGACCTGCTGGCTCACAACCGCGGCCAGAACTCCGAACTGAACGAATGGCTGAAAAACGCAGAGGAG gaTGAGCAGCAGAGCCGGCTGAAGGACTCTGAAGGAGATGATCTCTTTAG gtACAACCCCACCAAATTAACCAAGAGAAGATGA
- the gtpbp10 gene encoding GTP-binding protein 10 isoform X1: MVYLSRICLRKYGNFVDNVRLFVRGGTGGMGLPRVGGHGGNGGDVWVVAAENMTLKRVKDKYPQKHFVAYVGDNSSVRSLKGLRGKDIEILVPVGITITSDDGKILGDLNAAGDRVLVAKGGNGGSFSSAFLPSKGQSRQIRLDLKLIADMGLVGFPNAGKSSLLTALSNATAQIANYPFTTLKPQLGQLKYEDHKQISVADLPGLIEGAHMNKGMGHKFLKHVERTKQLLFVVDVCGFQLASRTPFRSAFEAVQLLTKELELYKEECVSKPALLVVNKMDLPDAEPKLEQLKEQLANPEEFCQSLPDDMTPKSFMAFRQVVPISAATGFGVDRLKDFIRESLEEEDSDATEAFRKERLQLLRQHLQ, encoded by the exons ATGGTTTACCTTTCCAGAATTTGCCTCCGTAAA TATGGAAACTTTGTGGACAACGTCCGATTGTTTGTCCGTGGAGGTACTGGCGGCATGGGCTTGCCCCGTGTTGGGGGTCACGGAGGAAACGGTGGAGATGTTTGGGTGGTCGCTGCAGAGAACATGACCTTAAAAAGGGTCAAGGACAAGTATCCTCAAAAACACTTTGTAGCCTACGTAGGAGACAACAGCAG TGTGCGTTCCTTGAAAGGACTGAGAGGGAAGGACATTGagattttggttcctgtcggtatcACAATCACCTCTGATGATGGCAAGATACTCG GAGACTTGAACGCAGCCGGCGATCGTGTGCTGGTGGCCAAAGGTGGAAACGGCGGCTCCTTCTCCTCCGCTTTCCTGCCCAGTAAAGGCCAGTCGAGGCAGATCAGACTGGACCTCAAACTCATCGCCGACATGGGCCTGGTGGG TTTCCCGAACGCGGGGAAGTCGTCTCTGCTGACTGCCTTGTCGAATGCAACCGCGCAGATAGCCAACTACCCTT tcaCCACTTTGAAGCCCCAGCTCGGACAACTAAAGTACGAAGACCACAAGCAG ATCTCTGTCGCGGACCTCCCGGGCTTGATTGAAGGTGCTCACATGAACAAAGGGATGGGACACAAGTTCCTCAAGCATGTGGAGAGAACCAAGCAGCTCTTGTTTGTG gtggacGTTTGCGGCTTCCAGCTGGCGAGTCGAACGCCGTTCCGCTCGGCTTTTGAGGCCGTGCAGCTGCTCACCAAG GAGCTGGAGTTGTACAAGGAGGAATGTGTGAGTAAACCGGCTCTACTGGTGGTCAACAAGATGGACTTGCCCGATGCGGAGCCTAAACTAGAACAGCTGAAAGAGCAACTTGCCAACCCCGAAG AATTCTGCCAGTCGTTGCCCGACGATATGACACCCAAGAGCTTCATGGCGTTCAGGCAAGTTGTCCCCATCTCGGCCGCCACCGGGTTCGGCGTGGACCGCTTGAAAGATTTCATCCGGGAGTCACTGGAAGAAGAAGACTCCGACGCCACCGAGGCTTTCAGGAAAGAACGACTGCAGCTCCTGAGGCAACACTTGCAATAA
- the zgc:174935 gene encoding M protein, serotype 5, which translates to MKFQLLLPLTIALTVVLVVVIKSRKQEHDKADKQNKFESMKVRVTNDVVAECQTQKINMENRIESAQKEEKVLQTDAESYEQRVVKKNKEVEACRGAVASLKNGVADLEKELQNLRGETSKEKASWLAKLESLKKELQMPSAVCPFLKKGVDSASKLCDTETEKVEAPKAEAAKPEAPKAEIPKPDPPKAEIPKPDPPKAEIPKPDPPKAEIPKPDAPKAEAPKIEAKG; encoded by the exons ATGAAGTTTCAACTGTTGCTTCCTCTGACCATTGCGTTGACCGTAGTCCTGGTGGTTGTCATTAAAAGCCGCAAACAAGAACACGACAAAgcggacaaacaaaacaaattcgaGAGCATGAAAGTCCGGGTGACCAACGACGTGGTGGCAGAGTGTCAAACGCAAAAGATCAACATGGAGAACCGCATCGAGAGCGCTCAAAAGGAGGAGAAAGTTTTGCAGACCGACGCGGAGTCGTATGAACAGAGAGTGGTGAAAAAGAACAAAGAGGTGGAAGCGTGCCGAGGAGCTGTG GCATCACTGAAAAATGGGGTGGCTGATCTGGAAAAAGAACTCCAAAATCTGCGTG GTGAGACGAGTAAAGAGAAAGCCTCGTGGCTTGCCAAACTGGAATCACTGAAAAAGGAACTACAGATGCCGAGTGCAGTCTGCCCCTTTTTGAAGAAAGGAGTCGATTCCGCAAG CAAATTGTGTGATACTGAGACAGAAAAAGTAGAGGCACCTAAGGCAGAGGCTGCCAAACCAGAAGCACCAAAGGCAGAAATCCCCAAACCAGACCCGCCAAAGGCAGAGATCCCCAAACCAGACCCACCAAAAGCAGAGATCCCCAAACCAGACCCACCAAAGGCAGAGATCCCCAAACCAGACGCACCAAAGGCAGAAGCTCCTAAAATAGAAGCAAAGGGTTGA
- the gtpbp10 gene encoding GTP-binding protein 10 isoform X2 — MVYLCRICLREYGNFVDNVRLFVRGGTGGMGLPRVGGHGGNGGDVWVVAAENMTLKRVKDKYPQKHFVAYVGDNSSVRSLKGLRGKDIEILVPVGITITSDDGKILGDLNAAGDRVLVAKGGNGGSFSSAFLPSKGQSRQIRLDLKLIADMGLVGFPNAGKSSLLTALSNATAQIANYPFTTLKPQLGQLKYEDHKQISVADLPGLIEGAHMNKGMGHKFLKHVERTKQLLFVVDVCGFQLASRTPFRSAFEAVQLLTKELELYKEECVSKPALLVVNKMDLPDAEPKLEQLKEQLANPEEFCQSLPDDMTPKSFMAFRQVVPISAATGFGVDRLKDFIRESLEEEDSDATEAFRKERLQLLRQHLQ; from the exons ATGGTTTACCTTTGCAGAATTTGCCTCCGTGAA TATGGAAACTTTGTGGACAACGTCCGATTGTTTGTCCGTGGAGGTACTGGCGGCATGGGCTTGCCCCGTGTTGGGGGTCACGGAGGAAACGGTGGAGATGTTTGGGTGGTCGCTGCAGAGAACATGACCTTAAAAAGGGTCAAGGACAAGTATCCTCAAAAACACTTTGTAGCCTACGTAGGAGACAACAGCAG TGTGCGTTCCTTGAAAGGACTGAGAGGGAAGGACATTGagattttggttcctgtcggtatcACAATCACCTCTGATGATGGCAAGATACTCG GAGACTTGAACGCAGCCGGCGATCGTGTGCTGGTGGCCAAAGGTGGAAACGGCGGCTCCTTCTCCTCCGCTTTCCTGCCCAGTAAAGGCCAGTCGAGGCAGATCAGACTGGACCTCAAACTCATCGCCGACATGGGCCTGGTGGG TTTCCCGAACGCGGGGAAGTCGTCTCTGCTGACTGCCTTGTCGAATGCAACCGCGCAGATAGCCAACTACCCTT tcaCCACTTTGAAGCCCCAGCTCGGACAACTAAAGTACGAAGACCACAAGCAG ATCTCTGTCGCGGACCTCCCGGGCTTGATTGAAGGTGCTCACATGAACAAAGGGATGGGACACAAGTTCCTCAAGCATGTGGAGAGAACCAAGCAGCTCTTGTTTGTG gtggacGTTTGCGGCTTCCAGCTGGCGAGTCGAACGCCGTTCCGCTCGGCTTTTGAGGCCGTGCAGCTGCTCACCAAG GAGCTGGAGTTGTACAAGGAGGAATGTGTGAGTAAACCGGCTCTACTGGTGGTCAACAAGATGGACTTGCCCGATGCGGAGCCTAAACTAGAACAGCTGAAAGAGCAACTTGCCAACCCCGAAG AATTCTGCCAGTCGTTGCCCGACGATATGACACCCAAGAGCTTCATGGCGTTCAGGCAAGTTGTCCCCATCTCGGCCGCCACCGGGTTCGGCGTGGACCGCTTGAAAGATTTCATCCGGGAGTCACTGGAAGAAGAAGACTCCGACGCCACCGAGGCTTTCAGGAAAGAACGACTGCAGCTCCTGAGGCAACACTTGCAATAA
- the osgin2 gene encoding oxidative stress-induced growth inhibitor 2 → MPLLEETTHPQEPPIIVPVIIIGNGPSGISLSYLLSGNKPYLDPTTVHPNPILYRKLQETKHLAITEQDLEYLSEGLEGRSRNAVAVLFDTLLHPNADFGYEYPPVLQWRREKQQHIPHLVLGKATPGGAWHAMEGSMLTISLGIWMELPGVNYRDLIGGKRRDVTNDRATPEEISSYYRNYVKLKGLQKNFVDNTYVTSVQRLCRGHKMENLENGLSRLGDQRVDDCGDETFEGNGGESVSDGGVGSLWEVRGYQQVQNNTHVPFSLFAENVVLATGASDSPVRLNVEGEDLPFVFHSVSDLGLAISLQKLDRNSDPILIVGAGLSAADAVLCACSHNVGVLHIFRKNVDDSDLIFKQLPKTLYPEYHKVYNMMCSQTYTNVDPSSRAQTTSMASSVCAKMCSKPQLASNAGVDLFPDYTSFPGHCVVSLQSDMKCLLQGDNALKAFKISMALVLIGTNPNLFFLKDQGQYLGQDPTKPISCKQNPIDIHPYTFECTKEPGLFAMGPLVGDNFVRFLKGGALGIAACLLKRLKKKGKLIGNGGNNIKESRCLV, encoded by the exons ATGCCTCTTCTGGAAGAAACCACTCACCCACAAGAGCCCCCGATAATTGTTCCTGTCATCATCATAG gCAATGGACCATCAGGTATCAGTCTGTCTTACCTGTTAAGTGGCAACAAGCCCTACCTAGACCCGACAACAGTCCACCCAAACCCGATACTCTACAGAAAACTGCAGGAGACCAAACACCTTGCCATCACTGAACAG GATCTGGAATATTTGAGCGAAGGTCTTGAGGGACGGTCGAGGAACGCCGTGGCAGTGCTATTTGACACGCTACTGCACCCAAATGCCGACTTTGGCTATGAGTATCCTCCGGTGCTTCAGTGGAGGAGAGAGAAACAGCAACACATCCCACATCTGGTTTTAGGGAAAGCCACGCCTGGAGGAGCCTGGCAT GCAATGGAAGGCTCCATGCTGACCATCAGTCTTGGGATCTGGATGGAGCTTCCTGGAGTCAACTACAGGGACTTGATCGGTGGAAAACGAAG GGATGTGACTAATGACAGGGCCACGCCTGAGGAGATATCATCCTATTACCGCAACTACGTGAAGCTAAAAGGCCTCCAAAAGAATTTTGTCGACAACACTTACGTCACATCAGTCCAAAGACTCTGCCGGGGCCACAAGATGGAGAATCTGGAAAACGGACTCAGTCGTCTCGGAGACCAAAGAGTGGATGACTGCGGAGATGAGACCTTTGAGGGAAATGGAGGAGAAAGTGTCAGCGATGGAGGTGTGGGGTCTCTTTGGGAAGTAAGGGGATATCAACAAGTGCAGAACAACACTCACGTTCCTTTCTCGTTGTTTGCCGAGAACGTAGTCCTGGCCACCGGCGCATCCGATTCACCGGTTCGATTAAACGTAGAGGGAGAGGACCTCCCATTTGTGTTTCACAGCGTCTCTGACCTGGGCTTGGCTATCAGCTTGCAAAAACTGGACAGAAACTCAGACCCCATACTAATAGTCGGCGCCGGTTTAAGTGCCGCCGACGCGGTTCTGTGCGCTTGTAGCCACAACGTCGGAGTCCTGCATATCTTTCGAAAGAACGTCGATGACTCtgatctcattttcaaacagttGCCAAAGACCTTGTACCCGGAGTACCACAAAGTCTACAACATGATGTGCTCACAGACCTACACAAACGTGGATCCCTCAAGCAGGGCTCAAACAACAAGTATGGCTTCTTCAGTTTGCGCCAAGATGTGCTCCAAGCCGCAATTGGCCAGTAACGCCGGCGTCGACCTCTTTCCCGACTACACGAGTTTCCCGGGACATTGCGTGGTGTCCTTACAGTCGGATATGAAGTGCTTGCTTCAGGGGGACAATGCCCTGAAGGCTTTTAAGATCTCAATGGCCTTGGTACTGATTGGAACCAATCccaatttgtttttcttgaaaGACCAAGGCCAGTATCTGGGTCAAGATCCAACCAAACCCATCTCGTGCAAGCAGAACCCCATCGATATCCACCCGTATACTTTTGAGTGTACCAAGGAACCCGGGTTGTTTGCCATGGGCCCGCTGGTGGGGGACAACTTTGTTCGATTTTTAAAAGGTGGCGCTTTAGGCATCGCCGCCTGCCTTCTTAAAAGACTGAAGAAAAAAGGGAAGCTCATCGGTAATGGAGGGAATAACATCAAGGAAAGCAGATGTTTGGTGTAA